A window of Callospermophilus lateralis isolate mCalLat2 chromosome 13, mCalLat2.hap1, whole genome shotgun sequence contains these coding sequences:
- the Rpp38 gene encoding ribonuclease P protein subunit p38: MPAAPQAPSRGSIRKTRPLIVKTSLNNPYAVCWSTLEREDMHFILQTIEQKFKSIGLLKIEDKKKRKKTPFIKKHRVERCSLDVDTSEDLKNKRPEANQQVSGWTPVQIRKQLAIGVNEVTRALERNELLLVLVCKSVKPAIITSHLIQLSVSRVVPACQVPCLSATLAPVIGLKCVLALGFKKDTTDFVDEVRAIIPRVPSLIVPWLQDRIENIGDNLETESLGIQDKETLETSFEDLSKHKRKLEGQQVSVALQPLKIKKLIPNPNKIRKPPKSKKNTSK; this comes from the coding sequence ATGCCTGCAGCCCCTCAAGCACCTTCCAGAGGATCCATTCGCAAGACCAGACCTCTGATTGTAAAGACGTCCTTGAACAACCCCTATGCTGTCTGCTGGAGTACACTGGAGAGGGAGGACATGCACTTCATTTTACAGACAATTGAGCAGAAGTTTAAATCTATTGGACTTCTGAAAATCGAGgacaagaaaaaaaggaaaaaaacgccTTTTATAAAAAAGCACAGGGTAGAAAGATGCAGCCTAGATGTTGATACTAGTGAGGATCTGAAGAACAAAAGGCCAGAAGCTAACCAGCAGGTGTCAGGGTGGACGCCTGTGCAGATCAGGAAGCAGCTTGCCATAGGTGTTAATGAAGTCACCAGAGCTCTGGAAAGGAATGAATTGCTCTTGGTTCTGGTATGTAAGTCAGTTAAGCCTGCCATCATCACTTCACACTTGATTCAGTTAAGTGTAAGCAGAGTTGTTCCTGCCTGTCAGGTTCCCTGCCTCAGTGCAACACTTGCCCCTGTCATTGGCTTAAAATGTGTGTTAGCATTGGGATTCAAAAAAGACACCACTGACTTTGTAGATGAAGTAAGAGCTATCATTCCCAGAGTGCCCAGTTTAATTGTGCCATGGCTTCAGGACAGAATTGAAAATATTGGAGACAATTTAGAAACTGAATCTTTGGGAATCCAAGACAAAGAGACTTTGGAAACGTCATTTGAAGACCTCTCAAAACACAAGAGAAAACTTGAAGGTCAGCAGGTCTCTGTAGCATTACAGCctcttaaaataaagaaattgattCCCAACCCTAATAAGATAAGGAAACCacccaaaagtaaaaaaaatacttCGAAGTAA